From the genome of Silurus meridionalis isolate SWU-2019-XX chromosome 12, ASM1480568v1, whole genome shotgun sequence, one region includes:
- the si:ch211-267e7.3 gene encoding ADAMTS-like protein 2 isoform X4: MHCLWTTALLQTLIHCLLFHIGIFDKASAFSIKDSREGTEELHPDEVAQWWGEWSSWSTCSWTCGGGVRSQERHCLQQRLTTTHNINSSFCAGSPKRYQLCTNQPCPNSRISFKQHQCSQFNSKAFSRKYYEWIPLYPDDYISISSKPCDLQCTTTTGERQLLVPAHDGTFCRHGVYKGVCIEGQCQVVGCDGKLYSGKSVDKCGICGGSGDTCYRISGSYRKGITQLGYAFITNIPVGATDIQIVERRKTENILALSDEAGHFFFNGNTVIDNPRNFPIAGTVFKYRRPLNLFSDGFEYIMAQGPTQQGLNVMYYNLNGKMPHITYEYTVPRVFSTPASSTQQQPPLSSMMANASYSRLPIIGNEVEARSENGEEEKNQSTPVEHKGRMEAREDVRWEHQAPCNLSKNPDVVRIRVPGKVLRNELGKQDGLGSRFNRIEGDSSSVTNETQLVAKSVKSKLHKPQPCAESASVLACSTLKLNQSSSVKNSLALQIHTTSQREPEFKPESNSTSQHRAQLLPLQQGAPERLTLTDSNEFEVVSLDHDVSLAGVYRWKVSAYAPCSSTCTTGISTAFALCVKYDGSEVDETYCDALTRPEPTYEFCTGRDCSPRWETSRWSECSRTCGEGFQFRTVRCWKMMAPGFDSSVYDDLCHAVELHKPMCSARCGRRGVRSREVRCSMDAHLCNESTRPISQRECDGPPCDLRWTVTDWSPCSGPCGEGRMMRYVVCKSGNGKVISDGHCDRELKPLAVQPCGAPDCSSHWVEQEWEQCNATCGRGVKSRQVLCAGLEAGVFKEFPDHVCAHSPKPDEKAACFERPCLKWFTTSWSQCTKTCGSGVRVREVRCYQGEEIGQSCDSTLKPQARQSCEVQPCPTEAPAEDVCEDKVTANCALVLKVKLCTHWYYRKACCLSCRTKGH; this comes from the exons GACAGCAGGGAGGGGACGGAGGAGCTCCATCCGGATGAAGTGGCTCAATGGTGGGGTGAATGGAGCAGCTGGTCGACCTGTAGTTGGACGTGCGGAGGAGGCGTTCGCTCACAGGAGCGTCACTGTCTGCAGCAGAG gctcactactacacacaacatCAACAGCTCCTTCTGTGCTGGATCGCCTAAGCGGTATCAGTTGTGTACTAACCAG CCATGCCCCAATAGCAGAATCAGCTTCAAGCAGCACCAGTGCTCCCAGTTCAACTCCAAAGCCTTCAGCAGGAAATATTATGAGTGGATTCCCCTCTATCCAG ATGATTACATCAGCATTTCCAGCAAGCCATGTGACCTGCAGTGCACCACCACCACGGGAGAGAGACAGCTATTGGTTCCGGCACACGATGGGACCTTCTGTAGGCATGGGGTCTACAAGGGCGTCTGCATTGAGGGCCAGTGCCAG GTGGTGGGGTGTGATGGGAAACTGTATTCTGGTAAATCTGTAGACAAATGTGGCATCTGTGGTGGAAGCGGTGACACCTGTTACCGGATCTCAGGATCTTACCGGAAGGGGATCACACAGTTAG GTTATGCATTTATAACTAATATACCTGTCGGAGCCACGGACATTCAGATCGTTGAGCGGCGAAAGACTGAAAACATCCTGG CTCTTTCAGATGAAGCTGGCCACTTCTTCTTCAATGGCAACACTGTAATCGACAATCCACGCAACTTCCCCATAGCAGGAACAGTGTTTAAGTACCGGAGGCCACTTAACCTCTTCTCAGACGGCTTTGAGTACATCATGGCCCAGGGTCCTACCCAGCAGGGCCTGAACGTCATG TATTACAACCTTAATGGAAAGATGCCTCACATCACATACGAGTACACGGTGCCTCGAGTGTTCTCCACCCCAGCATCATCTACCCAGCAGCAGCCTCCACTGAGCAGCATGATGGCCAACGCTTCATATTCACGGCTTCCCATTATCGGGAATGAGGTTGAGGCTCGCAGTGAGAATGGGGAGGAAGAGAAGAACCAGAGTACGCCTGTTGAGCATAAGGGGAGGATGGAAGCACGGgaagatgttcgttgggagcaTCAGGCTCCTTGTAACCTCAGTAAAAACCCTGACGTGGTGCGCATTAGAGTGCCTGGAAAGGTTCTTCGTAATGAGCTCGGAAAGCAGGATGGACTCG GTTCCAGATTTAACCGGATTGAAGGCGACTCCTCTAGTGTGACTAATGAAACCCAGCTCGTGGCAAAGAGTGTGAAGAGCAAGCTGCATAAGCCGCAGCCTTGCGCAGAGAGCGCATCTGTCTTGGCCTGCTCCACTCTGAAGCTGAACCAGAGCTCGTCTGTGAAGAACAGCCTGGCTCTGCAGATCCACACGACGAGCCAGAGAGAGCCAGAGTTTAAGCCTGAGTCGAACAGCACATCACAGCACAGAGCGCAACTTCTCccactccagcagggggcaccAGAGCGCCTCACACTCACTGACAG TAATGAGTTCGAGGTGGTGTCTCTGGACCATGATGTTAGTCTGGCAGGCGTGTACAGATGGAAGGTATCTGCGTACGCACCGTGCAGTTCAACTTGTACTACAG gTATCAGCACAGCGTTTgctttgtgtgtaaaatatgaTGGTTCTGAGGTTGATGAGACTTACTGTGATGCTTTGACTCGACCTGAGCCCACATACGAGTTCTGCACAGGCAGAGACTGTTCACCCAG atggGAGACAAGCCGCTGGAGCGAGTGCTCTCGAACATGCGGTGAGGGTTTTCAGTTTCGGACAGTGCGCTGCTGGAAGATGATGGCACCGGGCTTCGACAGCTCTGTGTATGACGATCTGTGCCACGCTGTCGAGCTGCACAAGCCCATG TGCTCAGCACGATGTGGGCGGCGCGGTGTGAGAAGCAGGGAGGTACGGTGCTCCATGGACGCTCATCTGTGTAACGAATCCACACGGCCTATCAGTCAAAGGGAGTGTGACGGACCCCCATGTGACCTCAGGTGGACTGTCACGGACTGGAGCCCG TGCTCAGGCCCATGTGGAGAAGGCCGCATGATGCGTTACGTGGTGTGTAAAAGCGGGAATGGGAAGGTGATCTCAGATGGTCACTGTGATCGGGAGCTGAAGCCCCTCGCCGTACAGCCGTGTGGAGCCCCAGACTGCTCCTCACACTGGGTGGAGCAGGAGTGGGAACAG tgtAACGCGACATGTGGACGCGGGGTAAAGAGCAGGCAGGTGCTGTGTGCTGGGCTCGAAGCAGGTGTGTTTAAAGAGTTTCCTGATCACGtgtgtgctcattcacccaAACCCGATGAGAAAGCTGCGTGCTTCGAGAGGCCTTGCTTGAAATGGTTCACCACCTCCTGGTCTCAG tgcacTAAGACATGCGGGAGTGGAGTGAGAGTAAGAGAGGTGAGGTGTTATCAGGGGGAGGAGATCGGCCAAAGCTGTGACTCCACACTAAAACCTCAGGCCAGACAGAGCTGTGAGGTACAGCCTTGTCCTACTGAGGCACCAG CAGAAGATGTTTGTGAGGACAAAGTTACAGCAAACTGTGCACTGGTGCTGAAAGTAAAGCTCTGCACACACTGGTACTACAGAAAGGCCTGCTGTCTCTCCTGTAGGACCAAAGGTCACTAA